Proteins encoded by one window of Gemmatimonadales bacterium:
- a CDS encoding pyridoxamine 5'-phosphate oxidase family protein produces MRVLLMDPYHEGELEVQRRAGVAENAARVGRIIRSDIPEVAREFLSEQPFAVLAGADEGERVWATLVHGEPGFLTVSAENVLQIAARPGREDPLASRLDGEAELGVLVIDLATRRRMRINGHARPLGERGLEIAPREVYANCPKYIQQRAVQREGGIPGGAVIRVERGSELRELQTRRVAASDTFFIASRHAAAGADASHRGGDPGFVRVEAPDRLRFPDYAGNAMFNTLGNLAADPRAGLLFVDFDQGSTLQLTGCAAVDWSRDAATRFPGAERVVEFSIDAVVETVGVLPLRAQLLSRSPHNPR; encoded by the coding sequence GTGCGGGTTCTTCTGATGGACCCGTATCACGAGGGGGAGCTGGAGGTGCAGCGTCGCGCCGGCGTGGCGGAGAATGCAGCGCGTGTGGGCCGCATCATCAGGAGCGACATCCCGGAGGTCGCCCGGGAGTTCCTCAGCGAGCAGCCCTTCGCGGTGCTCGCCGGTGCCGACGAGGGAGAGCGCGTCTGGGCCACACTGGTGCACGGAGAGCCTGGGTTCCTGACGGTCTCCGCCGAGAACGTCCTTCAGATCGCGGCGCGGCCCGGGCGGGAAGACCCGCTCGCGAGCCGTCTAGATGGCGAGGCGGAGCTCGGGGTGCTGGTCATTGATCTCGCCACCCGGCGCAGGATGCGGATCAACGGCCACGCCCGGCCGCTGGGAGAGCGGGGGCTGGAGATCGCCCCGCGCGAGGTGTACGCGAACTGTCCCAAGTACATCCAGCAGCGCGCCGTGCAGAGGGAAGGGGGCATCCCCGGCGGCGCCGTAATCAGGGTCGAGCGCGGGTCCGAGCTGAGGGAGCTACAGACGCGTCGAGTCGCTGCGAGCGACACGTTCTTCATCGCGAGCCGGCACGCCGCGGCAGGAGCTGATGCGTCCCACCGGGGCGGGGATCCCGGGTTTGTGCGAGTGGAGGCCCCGGACCGGCTGCGGTTCCCCGACTATGCGGGAAACGCGATGTTCAACACACTCGGCAATCTGGCGGCGGATCCCCGGGCGGGGCTGTTGTTCGTGGATTTCGACCAGGGGAGCACCCTGCAGCTCACCGGCTGTGCCGCGGTGGATTGGAGCCGGGACGCGGCCACCAGGTTCCCCGGGGCCGAGCGGGTGGTGGAGTTCTCGATCGACGCGGTGGTGGAGACAGTGGGGGTGCTGCCGCTGCGGGCGCAGCTGCTGAGCCGGTCGCCGCATAATCCACGGTAG
- a CDS encoding NAD(P)H-quinone oxidoreductase, producing MRAVIYAGAGGPEVISIGEVPKPEVRPEHIRVRVHAAGVNRADLIQRRGQYAAPQGWPADIPGLEYAGEVEAVRGASRWKVGDRVMGLVGGGAQAELVTVHQDEALAIPEGMSYAEAAAVPEVFLTAYDALVTRGRLASGERVLIHAVGSGVGTAAAQIAKHLGATVLGTSRSPDKLARALVYGLDIGIDTSRTGFREALNDDPVHLILDVLGGPAFADNLAVLASRGRLVLLGFLAGSRSTADLGPILRKRLEVIGTVMRTRTLEERIPLVREFTERVLPLFDQRIDHAAPLRPVLERTYPMAELAEAHRAMESNETFGKIVVVW from the coding sequence ATGCGCGCAGTGATCTACGCCGGAGCCGGTGGTCCCGAAGTCATCAGCATCGGCGAGGTCCCCAAGCCCGAGGTCCGGCCGGAGCACATCCGGGTGCGGGTACACGCCGCCGGGGTCAATCGGGCCGACCTGATCCAGCGGCGCGGCCAGTACGCGGCGCCGCAGGGCTGGCCGGCCGACATCCCTGGTTTGGAATACGCCGGCGAGGTCGAGGCCGTGCGTGGTGCATCCCGCTGGAAGGTGGGTGACCGGGTGATGGGCCTGGTGGGCGGCGGGGCGCAGGCCGAGCTGGTGACGGTGCATCAGGACGAGGCGCTCGCCATTCCCGAGGGGATGTCGTATGCCGAAGCCGCGGCGGTGCCGGAGGTATTTCTCACTGCCTACGATGCGCTGGTGACCCGCGGGCGACTGGCCTCCGGCGAGCGAGTGCTGATCCACGCGGTGGGCAGCGGGGTCGGCACCGCCGCGGCGCAGATCGCCAAGCACCTCGGCGCCACGGTCCTCGGGACATCGCGGAGCCCCGACAAGCTCGCGCGAGCGCTGGTCTACGGATTGGACATCGGGATCGACACCAGCCGCACCGGGTTCCGGGAAGCGCTGAATGACGATCCGGTCCACCTCATCCTCGATGTGCTGGGCGGCCCCGCCTTCGCCGACAACCTGGCGGTGCTCGCGTCACGGGGCCGGCTGGTTCTGCTCGGGTTCCTGGCTGGGAGCCGATCCACGGCCGACCTCGGGCCGATCCTCCGCAAGCGGCTGGAGGTCATCGGCACGGTGATGCGTACCCGGACGCTGGAGGAGCGCATCCCGCTGGTCCGGGAGTTCACCGAGCGCGTGCTTCCTCTGTTCGACCAGCGGATCGACCACGCCGCGCCGCTCCGGCCGGTGCTGGAGCGCACCTACCCGATGGCGGAGCTCGCCGAGGCGCACCGGGCCATGGAGTCGAACGAGACCTTCGGGAAGATCGTGGTGGTCTGGTAG
- a CDS encoding VOC family protein, producing MPPAAGVAPGHIGLSVTDLDRSIAFYQEVLDLDRRFAFLGAGGQLFLTLWQQSADHRRAGLHHVVPHRERAGSAALFFADPDGIRLEIYSPTGAAGLTAPIPGAPSCGFF from the coding sequence ATGCCACCCGCCGCCGGCGTTGCCCCCGGTCACATCGGTCTCTCCGTCACCGATCTCGACCGGTCCATCGCGTTTTACCAGGAGGTGCTCGACCTCGACCGCCGGTTCGCTTTCCTTGGCGCCGGCGGGCAGCTGTTTCTGACGCTCTGGCAGCAGAGTGCCGATCATCGGCGCGCGGGACTGCACCACGTCGTCCCCCACCGCGAGAGGGCCGGCTCGGCTGCGCTCTTCTTCGCCGACCCGGACGGGATCAGGCTCGAGATCTACAGTCCCACTGGTGCGGCTGGGCTCACCGCACCGATACCTGGCGCACCGTCGTGCGGGTTCTTCTGA
- a CDS encoding DNA-3-methyladenine glycosylase I has protein sequence MANTYCDIAPGHQWHGPYHDEEYGFPLTDDAALFERLVLEINQAGLSWLTILKKREAFRRAYDGFDPEIVAAYRARDRKRLLADAGIIRNQLKVDAAIANAARILELRESHGSFAGWMNAHHPRTKAEWVKLFKQTFRFTGGEIVGEFLMSIGYLPGAHDPTCPVYGRVLALGPRWALKDGGR, from the coding sequence ATGGCCAACACCTATTGCGACATCGCGCCCGGCCACCAGTGGCACGGGCCCTACCACGACGAGGAGTACGGCTTTCCGCTCACCGACGACGCCGCGCTCTTCGAGCGGCTGGTGCTGGAGATCAACCAGGCTGGACTCTCCTGGCTCACCATCCTCAAGAAACGGGAGGCGTTCCGCCGTGCCTACGATGGCTTCGATCCGGAGATCGTGGCGGCCTACCGCGCGCGCGATCGGAAGCGCCTGCTGGCGGACGCCGGCATCATCCGCAACCAGCTGAAGGTGGACGCGGCCATCGCCAATGCTGCGCGTATCCTCGAGCTTCGTGAATCGCACGGCTCGTTCGCCGGCTGGATGAATGCGCACCATCCCCGAACCAAGGCCGAGTGGGTGAAGCTGTTCAAGCAGACCTTCCGGTTCACCGGTGGGGAGATCGTGGGCGAGTTCCTCATGAGCATCGGGTATCTCCCCGGCGCGCACGACCCCACCTGCCCCGTCTACGGGAGAGTTCTTGCCCTGGGGCCTCGCTGGGCACTGAAGGACGGCGGCCGCTAG
- a CDS encoding exodeoxyribonuclease III, protein MKIATWNVNGIRARAAQVQEWLDREQPDVVCLQELKAERAQVPEALERADYHAFWHCCKGYSGVSLHLRKEIFPAEPVYSHPPFDLESRIVQVELGNLIVASMYVPNGGKDYPAKLTFLTRLVEWARDLQAGGRELLLAGDVNIARTDMDVHPRERKPMAIGQRPEERALFETLLATGLSDVGRAMDPDNAGLFTWWAPWRNLRARNIGWRLDYLLASPVVASRARSCVVHADVGTSDHAPVVMTTD, encoded by the coding sequence ATGAAGATCGCCACGTGGAATGTCAACGGGATCCGGGCCCGCGCCGCCCAAGTGCAGGAATGGCTGGATCGCGAGCAGCCGGATGTCGTGTGTCTGCAGGAGCTCAAGGCCGAGCGGGCGCAAGTGCCCGAAGCGCTGGAGCGCGCGGACTACCATGCGTTCTGGCACTGCTGTAAGGGATATTCGGGGGTCTCGTTGCATCTCCGGAAGGAGATCTTTCCCGCCGAGCCGGTCTACAGCCATCCTCCCTTCGATCTCGAGTCCCGGATCGTGCAGGTCGAGCTCGGCAACCTGATCGTCGCCTCGATGTACGTGCCGAATGGCGGCAAAGACTACCCCGCGAAGCTCACCTTCCTCACCCGGCTGGTGGAGTGGGCGCGCGACCTCCAGGCCGGCGGCCGCGAGCTGCTGCTCGCCGGGGACGTGAATATCGCGCGCACCGACATGGACGTGCATCCGAGGGAGCGGAAGCCGATGGCGATCGGGCAGCGGCCCGAGGAGCGCGCCTTGTTCGAGACGCTGCTTGCTACGGGACTGAGCGATGTGGGGCGGGCGATGGATCCCGACAACGCCGGCCTGTTCACCTGGTGGGCGCCCTGGCGCAACCTCCGCGCCCGCAACATCGGCTGGCGTCTGGACTACCTGCTCGCCTCGCCGGTCGTGGCGAGTCGCGCGAGGAGCTGTGTGGTGCACGCTGATGTGGGTACCAGCGACCACGCGCCCGTGGTAATGACGACCGACTGA
- a CDS encoding sulfate ABC transporter ATP-binding protein, with amino-acid sequence MSIEVRSLRKTFGQFVALDNLDLDVPGGELVALLGPSGSGKTTLLRIIAGLEPADSGTIRFHGQDATGQPVRERQVGFVFQHYALFRHMSVFENIAFGLRVRPRRVRPSEAEIVDTVMGLLRLVQLDVLADRRPSELSGGQRQRVALARALAVKPKVLLLDEPFGALDAKVRKELRRWLRRLHEEVHVTSVFVTHDQEEALEVADRVVVMNEGRIEQSGTPEEVYEHPATPFVYSFLGDVNLFHGRLERGRVNIGENVLDAPEWAEAEDQAAVAYVRTFEIEVAPSSNGDSSIEAVVRHIRAFGPVVRLELDRTNDGKTIEAHVPRARFEQLGVRKGERVFVSPTNVRVFIDQA; translated from the coding sequence ATGAGTATCGAAGTTCGCAGCCTGCGGAAGACCTTCGGGCAGTTCGTCGCCCTCGACAACCTGGACCTGGACGTGCCCGGTGGCGAGCTGGTGGCGCTGCTGGGGCCCTCCGGATCGGGCAAGACCACACTGCTCCGGATCATCGCCGGGCTGGAGCCCGCCGACAGCGGCACCATCCGATTCCACGGCCAGGATGCCACCGGCCAGCCGGTCCGCGAGCGGCAGGTGGGGTTCGTGTTCCAGCACTACGCCCTCTTCCGCCACATGAGCGTGTTCGAGAACATCGCCTTCGGGCTTCGGGTGCGGCCGCGGCGGGTGCGCCCGTCGGAGGCTGAGATCGTGGACACGGTCATGGGATTACTCCGGCTGGTGCAGCTCGACGTGCTCGCCGACCGGCGCCCATCGGAGCTCTCGGGCGGCCAGCGCCAGCGTGTCGCGCTGGCCCGGGCGCTCGCGGTGAAGCCCAAGGTGCTCCTGCTGGACGAGCCGTTCGGGGCGCTGGATGCCAAGGTGCGGAAGGAGCTCCGGCGCTGGCTCAGGCGGCTGCATGAAGAGGTGCACGTCACCAGCGTCTTCGTCACCCACGACCAGGAGGAGGCGCTCGAGGTCGCCGACCGCGTCGTCGTGATGAACGAGGGCCGGATCGAGCAGAGCGGAACGCCGGAGGAGGTGTACGAGCACCCGGCCACCCCGTTCGTCTACAGCTTCCTCGGGGACGTCAATCTCTTCCACGGCCGGCTCGAGCGGGGTCGGGTCAACATCGGGGAGAACGTGCTCGACGCGCCCGAGTGGGCCGAGGCGGAGGATCAGGCGGCGGTGGCGTACGTGCGGACGTTCGAGATCGAGGTCGCGCCATCGTCCAATGGCGACTCCTCCATCGAGGCGGTGGTGCGGCATATCCGGGCGTTCGGTCCGGTGGTGCGGCTCGAGCTCGACCGGACCAACGATGGCAAGACCATCGAGGCACATGTCCCCCGGGCGCGCTTCGAGCAGCTCGGCGTTCGCAAGGGCGAGCGGGTCTTCGTGTCTCCGACGAATGTGCGGGTGTTCATCGACCAGGCGTGA
- a CDS encoding ABATE domain-containing protein, protein MMSTRHPSPFVFVGNHRALDFVNTQVATEGVLRDLLGDFADLVQWLEATGSIDRPSARKALVQWKGKRSGAAALTEARALRAALRRLADAAGAGRQVPRATLERVNQLLGRGAAVTRLAPGSSGFVAQRGLLLTEPLDLLVPIAEAAADLLCHADLSRVRRCAHSACVLYFLDGTKNGTRRWCDMRTCGNRANAAAYYLRQRSAE, encoded by the coding sequence ATGATGAGCACCCGCCACCCCTCCCCCTTCGTCTTCGTCGGCAACCACCGTGCGCTGGACTTCGTAAATACCCAAGTGGCCACCGAGGGCGTGCTGCGCGACCTGCTCGGCGACTTCGCCGACCTGGTGCAGTGGCTCGAGGCCACCGGGAGCATCGATCGGCCCTCGGCCCGGAAGGCGTTGGTACAGTGGAAGGGAAAACGATCGGGCGCGGCAGCCCTGACCGAGGCGCGCGCGCTTCGAGCCGCGTTGCGCCGCTTGGCCGATGCGGCGGGGGCGGGACGGCAGGTGCCCCGCGCCACCCTCGAGCGGGTAAACCAGCTCCTGGGGCGCGGAGCCGCGGTGACCAGGCTGGCGCCCGGCTCATCCGGGTTCGTCGCCCAGCGCGGACTGCTCCTCACGGAGCCGTTGGATCTACTGGTGCCCATCGCCGAGGCCGCGGCGGATCTGCTCTGCCACGCCGATCTGAGCCGGGTCCGCCGGTGCGCGCATTCCGCCTGCGTGCTCTACTTCCTCGACGGGACCAAGAACGGCACCCGGCGCTGGTGCGACATGCGGACCTGTGGCAACCGGGCGAACGCCGCCGCCTACTACCTCCGCCAGCGGAGCGCCGAGTAG